The following proteins are co-located in the Solanum pennellii chromosome 1, SPENNV200 genome:
- the LOC107022606 gene encoding uncharacterized protein LOC107022606, translating to MPDNYYFFGRMCYALLISSEYLTLISYPDSKSGLDPKQDLMDIWIMREYGVYKSWFKKHTIGRLPIESPLGAWKHNLLIFQSTTGYLMFYDLNSGKTREFSLGGSPRSLRVASYKENLNSIPGGSELGNRVQKF from the coding sequence ATGCctgataattattatttctttgggAGAATGTGTTATGCTCTCTTGATTTCAAGTGAGTATCTAACATTGATTTCATATCCGGATTCAAAATCAGGTCTTGATCCAAAACAAGATTTGATGGATATTTGGATAATGAGGGAATATGGTGTGTATAAGTCTTGGTTTAAGAAACACACAATTGGACGTCTTCCTATTGAATCTCCATTAGGTGCTTGGAAGCATAACTTATTGATTTTTCAGAGTACAACCGGTTATCTGATGTTCTATGATCTAAATTCTGGAAAAACGCGGGAATTTAGTTTAGGTGGTTCTCCGAGAAGCTTGAGAGTTGCTTCTTACAAGGAAAACTTGAATTCTATTCCGGGAGGAAGTGAACTTGGTAACCGAGTTCAAAAATTCTAG